ACCCGAACCTGCGGCGGCGGGGACCATTGCGCCAGTGCTTTGAGAATCACCTCCGGACCAATGCCGTTGATGTCACCCAGCGTCAGCGCGATGGTTTTTGTTTCCGGATGCGCCATGGTTTGAAGACTTTCGATGCGCACAGCCCGACCACGAATATAGCACACATTGGCATTGATGCAATGCTGAATTCCGGGCTGCGCCGGGGCAATCACGTTTTCCGTTTTTTCTTCTTCGCCGCCGGAAAGAGAATATTGTTCAGAATCAGACGGTAGCCCGGAGAGTTCTTGTGCAGCGAAAGCTGGGTGGGCGGATCATAGACCATGTGCTGATAATCTTCCGGGTCGTGTCCGCCAAAGAAAGTAAAGGTGCCGCGACCGAGGTTGCCGTGGAGATACTTCACCTGCGGCGTGCCCGGCACATCAGCGAGAATGGTGACCTGCTTCTTGATCAACTCGCGTTTGAATCCGGTCGTCTGTCCCATGAATCCCTTCACCACCGAAACGTGGTTTTGAGTGAGCATGGTGGGAACGGGATCGTACTTGGCCGAAAACTCGAAGAGCGTGAAGAAATCGGCCTCGGCGCTGCGCAGCGCGGGGTTGTAGCTGGGCGGATAGTCGATATCCGAAAACTCATACACCATCGGGTTCATTTCGAGCTGGAAATCAGTGAAGGCCAGCGTTTGGCTGTAATCGAGTTCCTGCTGGCAATTGGGCGCCGGCGGGTCATAGTCGAAGATGGCCGCGCAGATGTCGGTGTTTTGTGCGGCCAGCGCCAGATCGATGGTGTCGGTGGCCGAGCACATGGCAAAGAGAAAGCCGCCGCGAGCGGCATAGTCCTTGATCGTACGCGCCACCGCTTTCTTCAATTCTGATACCTTCTTGTAGCCGAGCTTTTTGGCCACGGCTTCGTTCTTGATCACTTCCTCCTGATACCACGTGGCGTTGTGATAGCTCGCATAGAACCGGCCGTATTGGCCGGAGAAGTCTTCGTGATGCAAATGCAACCAGTCGTACTCCTCGAGTTTGCCAGCCAGCACCTCTTCATCCCACAATGTGGTGAAGGGGATTTCGGCGTAATCCAGCGCCAGTGTCACTGCGTCGTCCCACACCTGTTTGTTGGGCGGCGTGTAGATGGCAATTGCCGGCGCCTTTTCGAGCAACACGACTTCCATGTTGGCGCCTTCAATCTCGGCGTAGACTTGTGCTGCTTGGCCGCCGCCGATGCTTGCGAAGCCCACCCCCCGCACGCGGCATTCGCGCTCGACTTCGCTGTATTGGTCCAGCATGAAGGAGCCGCCGCGATAATTGAGCAACCATTCCACATTGATGCCGCGATCGAGCGCCCAATAGGCGATGCCATAGGCCTTGAGATGATCGGGCTGCTGCAAATCCATCGGGATGAGCGTCTTTTGTGCGAAAGCAGGCGGCGAGAGCAACAATAGGCTGCAAACAGCGCCGAAGATTTTGCGCATGCTTCTTGTACTCCACGGGTATTGTTGGGTGATGCTACCTTGTTATGGTCAAGGTACAAGGTAAAAGCTTACCCCGTAACGCGGTTGAATCTTCATTCAAAAAGAAGCACCAACTGATAGCAATATCCCAACCGCGGGATGAAACTTGTATCAGTTGGGTTGTCTCTATCAGTTGGAAGAAATACTTCAGTGCTTCCCTGACAACAAATTCACTTTGAAGCAGCCGACGGCCATCTCCATTCGCGCGAGCAGAGGTGCCGACATTCTTTTGACTCGCTTTCCATCCTTCATTCGCTGCTTGCAATCATGAATGAGAAAACGCGAATCATTTCTCTGCCGGCCCTGGCAACTTCCCGTTTTTGCAGGTGTTTTGGCCCTCGTGGGTTTCGGCTCGTCCGGGTTGGGCATCGACAAGCCGAACTCACCACTGGCCGGCTACATCGGTTTCAACTTGTCCGACAGGCTGCGTACGCGGCGCCGCGCTTCTTCGAGATACAGGCTTTGCGGATAGCTTTCCAGCAGTTTCTCATACAGCTTTTGCGCCTGGGCGTAATCGTTGAGTTGGTTCGCATGCAATTCCGCCAGGCGAAAGAGCGCCCGATCCGCGACGATACTCTCGCCATGCTGGGCCAGAAGTGCCTGCAACATGGCAGCCGCCTGGGGATACTGGCCTGCGTCGATCTGCCAGCGTGCGATATTGTACATCGCCTGGGGAACAATGAGGGCATTGGGATTGGTCGCGACCAATGCGTGCAGCGTGTCGATGGCCGCACCCAGTTTGCCCTTGACGGCGAGAAACTCAGCGCGTGCGTAACTCCGCAGCGCGGTCAAGCTGTCCGCGAGATTCGCATCGATCAAGAGCAGCAGTTCGAGTGCGTCATTCACCATGCTCTCCTGCTCGTTACTGCGCGTCGGCGAGGCGGCCACGCCCTCGAGGGTATTCTTGGCCGCGCGGAAGTTGCCGCGGTAGAACTCCAGCCGGCTGAGCGAGAATTTGATCTTGTCTTCGACAAGGGGACGATTGGCGCCGAAGCGCCGCGCCGTCTCGTACCATTTTTTCGCCTGCTCCAGGTCACCCAGGGCGACATGACAGTCGCCCAGGCGGAAAATGGCCTCGAGGCGTTCTTTGGCGTTGGGGTCGGCGGCGCTTTCGTAGATTTTCCTGTACGTGCTGATCGCCGCCGGCATGTCCTTGAGGTGAGTGAAATAGATCTCCGCCTGCTGCCACAGCGCACGCGTCACCCACGGGTTACGGCTGTTCTCACCCAGTTTCGTGATCAGCGATTGCAGGGCATCCAGCGCCTGGCGGTATTGCCCCAACTGCTCATGGCATTCTGCCAGCCCCAGCGCAGCCGGGTTGGTGAAGGGCGATTTGCGATTGTCGGTCAGAATCATTTCAAATGCTTGCGCCGCATGTTCCCACGCGCCTGCCAGGCGCGCTTGTTCGGCAAAATTGAAGATCTCGGTGCCGGCTTGGGCCTGCGCCGTGGCGCGCTGCTCCAACGCTTGGTATTCTGCCAGCGCGGCGGCATAGTGGCGGTTTTCCAGCAGAACCGCGGCCAGCAGGCGCCGCAGCTCGATGGCGTTCGCGCTCTCGCGGAGGCGGGCGCTGATTGCCTTCTCGACTTGTGCCGCAGCCTCGCTGGATTCTCTCACCAACTCGATGAGACGGCGCTGCACAAACGGCAACTGGCGGACATCGGCCTGCAGATGGCGCAAGTATTCCGTAGCGGCGGCCTCGTAATCGAGCCTGGCAAGATGCAGCTCAGCCAGTTCCACCGCGAAGAGCGATTCCTGGCCAAAGCGCTTGCGGCCGTTCTGGTAAACCTGCAGAGCCTCATCAAGGGCGCGCGTTTCTTTCATTGCAGCGGCCACTGCCGCGTAGGTGCCGGTGGAGGGAAAACTGGCAAGCAGATCGTCCCAGTACTTCCGCGCCGCCTCCTGTTGATTTTGATTGTAAAGCACGACCCCGAGATCGATGCGAGTATTGAGATCGTTGATGATTGTCAGGCGCCGGTTGATGGCAGCCAGCAGCGCATCATAGCGCCGCAAGCTCAACAAGCTGCGTTTCAAACCTTGATAATAAATGCCGTTGCGCGGGTCGCTGTCGAACAAGGATTGGTAAAGCTCCGCCGCCCGATCGTACTGGCCGACGCGCTCGTACGTCTGGGCTTGATTGAGCCGGGCCGCGTTGAGTTGGGGATTTTGCGCGGCGAGCGGAAGCGCAAATACCAAGGTGAGAAACAACAACACGCCGCCGCGCCGCCGCGCCGGTCCCGGGGAGAAATCGCTTGCTTGGGCTAATTCCACGGCCGGTGTTGCCGGCGGGCGGCATGATTTTCCTGTGATCATCAGAGTGCGTTCTCGTCGTGCCAAGGTGCG
This genomic window from bacterium contains:
- a CDS encoding asparagine synthetase B yields the protein MRKIFGAVCSLLLLSPPAFAQKTLIPMDLQQPDHLKAYGIAYWALDRGINVEWLLNYRGGSFMLDQYSEVERECRVRGVGFASIGGGQAAQVYAEIEGANMEVVLLEKAPAIAIYTPPNKQVWDDAVTLALDYAEIPFTTLWDEEVLAGKLEEYDWLHLHHEDFSGQYGRFYASYHNATWYQEEVIKNEAVAKKLGYKKVSELKKAVARTIKDYAARGGFLFAMCSATDTIDLALAAQNTDICAAIFDYDPPAPNCQQELDYSQTLAFTDFQLEMNPMVYEFSDIDYPPSYNPALRSAEADFFTLFEFSAKYDPVPTMLTQNHVSVVKGFMGQTTGFKRELIKKQVTILADVPGTPQVKYLHGNLGRGTFTFFGGHDPEDYQHMVYDPPTQLSLHKNSPGYRLILNNILFPAAKKKKRKT
- a CDS encoding tetratricopeptide repeat protein codes for the protein MELAQASDFSPGPARRRGGVLLFLTLVFALPLAAQNPQLNAARLNQAQTYERVGQYDRAAELYQSLFDSDPRNGIYYQGLKRSLLSLRRYDALLAAINRRLTIINDLNTRIDLGVVLYNQNQQEAARKYWDDLLASFPSTGTYAAVAAAMKETRALDEALQVYQNGRKRFGQESLFAVELAELHLARLDYEAAATEYLRHLQADVRQLPFVQRRLIELVRESSEAAAQVEKAISARLRESANAIELRRLLAAVLLENRHYAAALAEYQALEQRATAQAQAGTEIFNFAEQARLAGAWEHAAQAFEMILTDNRKSPFTNPAALGLAECHEQLGQYRQALDALQSLITKLGENSRNPWVTRALWQQAEIYFTHLKDMPAAISTYRKIYESAADPNAKERLEAIFRLGDCHVALGDLEQAKKWYETARRFGANRPLVEDKIKFSLSRLEFYRGNFRAAKNTLEGVAASPTRSNEQESMVNDALELLLLIDANLADSLTALRSYARAEFLAVKGKLGAAIDTLHALVATNPNALIVPQAMYNIARWQIDAGQYPQAAAMLQALLAQHGESIVADRALFRLAELHANQLNDYAQAQKLYEKLLESYPQSLYLEEARRRVRSLSDKLKPM